A window of the Schlesneria paludicola DSM 18645 genome harbors these coding sequences:
- a CDS encoding (Fe-S)-binding protein, whose protein sequence is MTEEQQSESKPVAPTVKQNPDFEILYWIGCAASYDRRAQRVARATVKLLNAAGVNFAILGKEEKCTGDSARRLGDEFLFQELAEANIATLAKYKVRRIIAHCPHCVNALLKDYVQFGGEYEVLHHTQFLSQLLSDGRLKIEGEIPASLSGPLTYHDPCYLARVNGIHEAPRDVLNQSLAGRAGEQGVREMTRCREKTSCCGAGGGRMWMEEPPQQRVSTARAGEALATGATTVAVGCPFCLTMLTDGVAANESSARVLDVAEILTERLGL, encoded by the coding sequence ATGACCGAAGAACAGCAGAGCGAATCCAAGCCGGTCGCACCGACCGTCAAGCAGAATCCCGACTTCGAGATCCTGTATTGGATCGGGTGCGCCGCATCATACGATCGCCGAGCCCAGCGCGTCGCGCGGGCGACGGTGAAGTTGTTGAATGCCGCGGGAGTTAACTTTGCCATCCTCGGCAAAGAAGAGAAATGCACGGGCGATTCCGCTCGGCGGCTGGGTGACGAGTTCCTCTTTCAGGAACTCGCCGAAGCGAACATAGCGACGCTGGCCAAATACAAGGTACGTCGGATCATCGCGCACTGTCCGCATTGTGTGAATGCGTTGCTCAAAGATTACGTCCAGTTCGGCGGTGAGTACGAAGTTTTGCACCATACGCAGTTTTTGTCGCAACTACTAAGTGACGGACGCCTCAAGATTGAGGGTGAGATACCGGCGAGCCTTTCTGGTCCGCTGACGTATCACGATCCTTGTTATCTTGCCCGTGTCAACGGAATCCACGAGGCGCCGCGCGACGTCTTGAATCAATCACTTGCGGGACGCGCGGGCGAACAAGGGGTTCGAGAGATGACGCGTTGCCGCGAGAAAACCTCGTGCTGTGGTGCAGGTGGGGGCCGCATGTGGATGGAAGAACCGCCACAGCAGCGTGTCTCAACTGCTCGCGCGGGAGAAGCCCTGGCGACCGGTGCCACCACCGTCGCGGTTGGCTGCCCGTTTTGCCTGACCATGCTGACCGACGGAGTTGCCGCCAACGAGAGTTCGGCGCGTGTGCTCGATGTCGCGGAAATTTTGACGGAACGACTTGGACTTTAA
- a CDS encoding 4Fe-4S dicluster domain-containing protein yields the protein MTPTRETFGNISTSSQVVFYVVAVASMAVFGYGIWRRFRLWRQGQSISLKQLATGTVSQIATKIGPGLRRLLVDGLGQQRVRGRGLPSWAHGLMFAGFMMLFLGTTLLEINHLAEMVSKNLGFHHGLYYIIYELTLDLFGLLFIVGTSLFFARRLWKPPSVGHRGTDWLVLILFLAIGITGYFVEALRIVWQQPTGIGAQCSPVGLWLSSAFRGWTEGQARAAHLTVWWVHALLVFGFIAAIPFTRLFHLIAGPINLFLSKTVLGQLKPITLEEAERDGRIGVSDIRHLTSQQLVSLDACMECGRCEDVCPAFATQKPLSPKRVIQDLKGVMEHLADATPDTPLSPHDVIKPETLWSCTACSACVFVCPVRIDQLTLILDMRRHLTSEGGLSGTAATALRRMQSSANPWGFPQSERANWVPESTSPPPN from the coding sequence ATGACGCCCACGCGCGAAACATTCGGGAATATCTCGACGTCGTCACAGGTGGTGTTCTACGTCGTCGCGGTCGCGTCGATGGCGGTCTTTGGTTACGGCATCTGGCGTCGTTTCCGTCTGTGGCGGCAAGGGCAGTCGATTTCGCTGAAGCAACTTGCCACCGGAACCGTGTCGCAAATCGCGACCAAGATCGGCCCTGGACTCCGTCGGCTATTGGTCGATGGATTGGGGCAGCAACGCGTGCGAGGCCGGGGATTGCCGAGTTGGGCGCACGGATTGATGTTTGCCGGATTCATGATGTTGTTCCTGGGAACAACGTTGCTCGAGATCAATCATTTGGCGGAAATGGTTTCGAAGAATCTTGGGTTCCATCATGGTTTATATTACATCATTTATGAACTGACGCTGGACCTGTTCGGGCTGCTCTTCATCGTTGGCACGTCGCTGTTTTTCGCGCGACGGCTGTGGAAGCCGCCAAGTGTCGGGCATCGCGGAACAGATTGGCTGGTGCTGATTCTGTTTCTCGCGATTGGCATCACGGGGTACTTCGTCGAAGCCTTGCGAATCGTCTGGCAGCAGCCGACCGGCATCGGCGCGCAGTGTTCGCCTGTCGGTCTGTGGCTTTCATCTGCATTTCGTGGGTGGACCGAAGGTCAGGCGCGTGCCGCACATCTGACGGTCTGGTGGGTGCATGCCCTGCTCGTTTTCGGATTCATTGCGGCGATCCCGTTTACACGGTTGTTTCACCTGATCGCCGGTCCGATCAATTTGTTCCTGTCGAAAACGGTGCTGGGGCAACTCAAGCCGATTACGCTCGAAGAAGCCGAACGCGATGGTCGAATCGGTGTGAGCGATATCCGACATTTGACCTCGCAACAGCTTGTCAGCCTGGATGCCTGCATGGAGTGCGGGCGGTGTGAGGATGTTTGTCCGGCGTTTGCGACGCAGAAGCCCCTGTCGCCCAAACGCGTTATCCAGGACCTGAAGGGTGTGATGGAGCATCTCGCTGATGCTACGCCTGATACTCCGTTAAGTCCGCACGATGTGATCAAGCCGGAAACGCTTTGGTCTTGTACGGCGTGCAGCGCCTGCGTGTTCGTGTGCCCGGTGCGAATTGATCAGCTTACGCTGATTCTCGATATGCGCCGCCATCTGACCAGCGAAGGTGGTTTGAGCGGCACGGCGGCAACGGCTCTGCGGCGGATGCAATCGAGCGCCAATCCGTGGGGATTTCCTCAGAGCGAACGCGCAAATTGGGTGCCTGAATCGACGTCCCCGCCCCCGAATTGA
- a CDS encoding electron transfer flavoprotein subunit alpha/FixB family protein — protein sequence MTNPLSSTKILIVAEHDRGHLKLATLAAVCCAQQVCQATGGAFEILVLGEQVADVVSSLAPYGAAVVLKADHSSLLNPVADQYAQVISKVVKDRGATMVAAAASTFSKDVLPRAAALVDAGMLGDVVSVTPDGDDFTFERVMFAGNVIATVKLDGPLKVLTVRSSAFSVPTKVDAASPVIDVSVDSSSQSGLTTFVSREEKPSGRPDATEARIVVSGGRALKNSEDFERLVGGLADKLGAAVGSSRALVDSGITSNTLQIGQTGKVVAPDLYIGLGISGAIQHLAGMKDSKVIVAVNQDSDAPIFEIADYGLVADVYQVVPELIGKLGQK from the coding sequence ATGACGAACCCGCTCAGTTCAACCAAGATTTTGATTGTCGCGGAACACGATCGCGGTCACCTGAAGCTGGCGACGCTGGCAGCGGTCTGCTGCGCCCAGCAAGTCTGTCAGGCGACGGGGGGAGCGTTCGAGATTCTGGTGCTTGGCGAGCAAGTTGCCGACGTGGTCAGTTCGCTGGCACCGTATGGTGCAGCGGTTGTCTTGAAAGCCGATCACTCGTCACTGCTGAATCCGGTGGCCGATCAATACGCACAGGTCATCTCCAAGGTCGTCAAGGACCGCGGTGCGACAATGGTCGCGGCCGCCGCGTCGACCTTCAGCAAAGACGTTCTTCCACGCGCTGCGGCGCTGGTTGATGCCGGGATGCTTGGTGATGTGGTTTCGGTCACGCCAGACGGTGACGACTTTACATTCGAACGAGTCATGTTTGCAGGGAATGTCATCGCGACCGTCAAGCTGGACGGCCCGCTGAAAGTGTTGACCGTTCGTTCTTCGGCGTTTTCCGTGCCGACCAAGGTGGATGCCGCGTCGCCAGTCATCGATGTCAGCGTGGATTCCAGTTCGCAGTCAGGCCTGACCACGTTTGTTTCGCGTGAAGAGAAGCCCTCGGGACGTCCGGATGCGACGGAAGCACGGATCGTCGTTTCGGGGGGGCGAGCACTCAAGAATTCGGAAGACTTTGAACGTCTGGTTGGTGGTCTGGCCGACAAGCTGGGGGCGGCGGTGGGATCATCGCGAGCGCTTGTTGATTCGGGCATCACTTCGAACACGCTGCAAATCGGACAAACGGGAAAGGTCGTGGCGCCGGACCTGTATATCGGACTGGGGATCTCGGGAGCCATTCAGCATCTGGCGGGGATGAAAGATTCGAAAGTCATCGTGGCCGTGAATCAGGATTCGGACGCGCCGATTTTTGAAATTGCCGACTACGGATTGGTCGCGGACGTCTATCAGGTGGTACCGGAACTCATCGGGAAGCTGGGGCAGAAATGA
- a CDS encoding electron transfer flavoprotein subunit beta/FixA family protein, with translation MKILVPLKRVPDYDTKIRVNAAGSGIETDGVKYSINPFDAIALEEAIRLREGLGDVEIVAVSIGTEECQEQLRAGMAMGADRALLVRHDASLDSLAVAKILAAVYRREQPNLVLMGKQAIDDDANQAGQMLAALLGIGQATFISKLELPKDAKQVVCCRETDAGLETVSVQLPAVITADLRLNEPRYVTALGIMKAKKKPLEEMTTADLGVDATSRTRVLSLRMAPQRKAGVRVKSVDELLQKLREEARVI, from the coding sequence TTGAAGATTCTCGTACCTTTAAAGCGTGTCCCTGACTATGACACGAAGATTCGCGTGAACGCGGCCGGATCGGGAATCGAAACGGACGGCGTGAAATATTCGATCAATCCCTTCGACGCGATTGCGCTCGAAGAAGCGATTCGGCTGCGCGAGGGCTTGGGCGACGTTGAAATTGTGGCCGTCAGCATCGGCACGGAAGAGTGTCAGGAACAGCTTCGCGCGGGAATGGCGATGGGTGCCGATCGTGCGTTGTTGGTACGCCACGACGCGTCGCTCGACTCGCTGGCGGTCGCCAAGATCCTGGCTGCCGTCTATCGTCGCGAACAACCGAATCTGGTGCTGATGGGCAAACAGGCGATTGATGACGATGCGAATCAGGCAGGGCAAATGCTGGCCGCGTTGTTAGGAATCGGACAGGCGACATTCATTTCCAAGCTGGAACTGCCCAAAGACGCGAAGCAGGTTGTCTGCTGCCGTGAAACGGATGCCGGTTTGGAAACCGTGTCGGTGCAGTTGCCTGCCGTCATTACGGCCGATCTGAGGTTAAACGAACCTCGATATGTCACCGCACTGGGGATCATGAAGGCCAAGAAAAAGCCGCTGGAAGAAATGACGACAGCGGATCTGGGCGTCGATGCCACTTCGCGTACTCGTGTGCTCTCGCTGCGAATGGCTCCGCAGCGTAAGGCGGGTGTGCGCGTGAAGTCGGTGGACGAGTTGCTGCAAAAACTTCGCGAAGAGGCACGAGTGATCTAG
- a CDS encoding PaaI family thioesterase, which produces MTSSLDQHPSADDHPWKVNQFANTLHLPTVTFVEGMSRMEMTVEEIHLRPGGLVHGGVFATLLDTVMGYAAHRAAPKDAEVLTIQLNLSMTATARLGEQVIATAKVVHAGRRTAVVNGEIRRPDGKLLVTGNATFFIVEGGLVS; this is translated from the coding sequence ATGACCTCGTCTCTTGATCAACATCCTTCTGCCGATGACCATCCTTGGAAAGTGAATCAGTTTGCCAATACGCTGCACTTGCCGACTGTGACGTTCGTCGAAGGCATGTCGCGGATGGAAATGACTGTTGAAGAAATCCATCTGCGACCGGGAGGGCTTGTTCATGGTGGTGTTTTCGCCACATTGCTCGATACGGTGATGGGATATGCGGCGCACCGTGCGGCACCCAAAGATGCCGAGGTTTTGACGATCCAGCTCAATTTGAGTATGACCGCGACGGCGCGATTGGGCGAACAAGTGATCGCCACGGCGAAAGTGGTTCATGCGGGCAGGCGAACCGCCGTCGTGAACGGCGAGATTCGGCGGCCTGATGGCAAGCTACTGGTGACGGGCAATGCGACGTTTTTCATTGTCGAAGGGGGACTGGTTTCTTGA
- a CDS encoding AMP-dependent synthetase/ligase: MSKPDFPSLCAMHRAACAKLGPLPALRFKVDGMWRHISWNDYRRQADEVAAGLMELGVKPGDRIALLSENRWEWLVADHAILSTGAFDVPIHAPSTPAQIQFQLEHSGACGVVLSSVAQLEKVLSVKSQLPDLRFAVIFDRCAATPSDQLTTYTFDAIRQSGVRAGDAGRKEIAAREAAITADDVATVIYTSGTTNRPKGVMLSQGNLVTNSKAGAEAYGFDCTRVWLNWLPFSHVFARLVDDYSTTRMGVTMALATSSATVMDDIREIQPTYFTSVPRLLEKAWAHLVSFPESARVGEARKMFGHRLIHISSGGAPLPSHVATDLREAGVIVLEGYGLTESSPIISFNLKDSWKIGTVGRPISGVEIKIADDGEVLTRGPHVMLGYWHDPKATAEAIQDGWLYTGDLGAIDSEGFLSITGRKKDLIVTSGGKNIAPSALEALMISDPFIEQALVFGDARPYVCAIIVPKFEKIDEAVKESGGVFTNEGDVVIDAKLIAWFQKRVDTVLKVVSQVERVKKIIVLNRPLSIDADELTVTQKIRRTAVFRRYQKNLEALYQGSSE, encoded by the coding sequence ATGTCCAAGCCTGATTTCCCAAGCCTGTGTGCCATGCATCGCGCGGCGTGCGCGAAATTGGGCCCCCTGCCCGCGTTGCGATTCAAAGTCGATGGAATGTGGCGACACATTTCCTGGAATGACTACCGGCGTCAGGCCGACGAAGTCGCGGCTGGCTTGATGGAATTGGGGGTGAAGCCGGGGGATCGGATCGCACTGCTTTCCGAAAACCGATGGGAATGGCTGGTTGCAGACCACGCGATTCTGTCGACAGGCGCATTCGACGTGCCGATTCATGCGCCATCGACACCCGCTCAGATCCAGTTTCAATTGGAACACAGCGGTGCATGCGGCGTCGTGCTAAGCTCCGTCGCTCAATTGGAGAAGGTCTTGTCCGTCAAATCGCAGTTGCCTGATTTGCGATTTGCCGTCATTTTCGATCGGTGTGCAGCGACGCCATCGGATCAACTGACGACCTATACGTTCGACGCCATCCGGCAATCGGGCGTTCGCGCAGGCGATGCGGGCCGAAAGGAGATCGCCGCTCGCGAAGCCGCGATCACCGCAGACGATGTCGCCACCGTGATTTATACGAGTGGCACGACGAACCGCCCGAAGGGCGTGATGTTGTCGCAGGGAAATCTGGTGACAAATTCGAAGGCCGGAGCCGAGGCGTACGGGTTTGATTGTACTCGCGTGTGGCTGAACTGGCTGCCATTCAGTCACGTGTTCGCGCGATTGGTCGACGACTATTCGACGACACGAATGGGTGTCACGATGGCGCTGGCAACTTCGTCGGCGACCGTGATGGACGACATTCGTGAAATTCAACCGACGTATTTCACCAGCGTGCCAAGATTGCTTGAGAAGGCCTGGGCGCATCTGGTGTCGTTCCCCGAGTCGGCACGGGTGGGCGAAGCCCGCAAGATGTTCGGGCATCGGCTGATTCATATCTCGTCGGGTGGAGCACCCCTTCCCTCACACGTTGCGACGGATTTGCGTGAGGCCGGTGTGATCGTGCTGGAAGGATATGGTCTTACAGAGTCCTCGCCGATTATCTCGTTCAACCTGAAAGACAGTTGGAAGATCGGGACTGTCGGGCGGCCGATTTCGGGTGTTGAGATCAAGATTGCCGACGATGGCGAGGTTCTGACGCGCGGGCCGCACGTCATGCTGGGGTACTGGCATGATCCGAAGGCGACTGCGGAAGCGATTCAAGACGGTTGGCTGTATACCGGTGACCTGGGAGCGATTGATTCAGAGGGCTTCCTGTCGATCACGGGACGCAAGAAGGATTTGATCGTGACGTCCGGCGGGAAAAATATTGCGCCGTCGGCACTTGAAGCACTGATGATCAGCGACCCATTCATTGAACAAGCTCTGGTATTTGGCGATGCGCGCCCGTATGTTTGCGCGATCATCGTCCCCAAGTTCGAGAAGATTGACGAAGCCGTGAAAGAGTCTGGCGGCGTTTTCACGAACGAGGGCGATGTTGTCATCGACGCGAAACTGATCGCGTGGTTCCAGAAACGTGTCGATACTGTGCTGAAGGTTGTCAGTCAGGTCGAGCGTGTCAAGAAAATTATCGTTTTGAACCGTCCGCTCAGTATTGATGCGGATGAATTGACCGTCACCCAAAAAATCCGACGAACGGCCGTGTTTCGTCGCTATCAAAAGAATCTCGAAGCACTCTACCAGGGTTCGTCTGAATGA
- a CDS encoding thiolase family protein, translating to MNSAVIVDAVRTPIAKASPEDGFFRDVRADDLSASLMTALINRTGIEPRLIEDVKWGCVQQQGEQGVDIARNAVLIAGLPVEVGGETINRNCASSLCALNNAAMSIMAGCEDIQFAGGVEHMHHVPMTKDYNPAPSMFRMNSSGIMYMGLTAEYLSMKYRINRQRQDEFALRSHQNTAASYAAGKFDSEIVPSMGRNPEGRKRPIAKDQCFRADSTIEALSRLSPAFNPAGGSVTAGNSSPLSVGASAVLMMSESRAKELGFRPLARVKAMAIAGVEPGEMGIGPVPAIHKALKRAGLKLEDIGAIEINEAFAVQVLSVLKLLGIDESRVNTRGGAIAIGHPLGASGTRIATTLLYRMRDEGVRYGLASLCIGQGQGAATIFESCN from the coding sequence GTGAATTCTGCTGTGATTGTGGACGCTGTCCGCACGCCGATTGCCAAGGCATCGCCCGAAGATGGTTTCTTTCGTGACGTCCGTGCGGACGACTTGTCGGCCTCATTGATGACGGCACTCATCAATCGAACGGGGATCGAACCGCGATTGATCGAAGACGTCAAGTGGGGCTGCGTGCAGCAACAGGGCGAACAGGGAGTTGATATCGCGCGAAACGCCGTGCTCATCGCCGGGTTGCCGGTTGAGGTTGGCGGCGAGACGATCAATCGAAACTGTGCGTCAAGCTTGTGCGCACTAAACAACGCTGCGATGAGCATCATGGCGGGATGTGAAGACATCCAGTTCGCCGGTGGTGTGGAGCACATGCACCACGTACCGATGACTAAGGATTACAATCCGGCTCCGTCGATGTTTCGGATGAATAGTTCGGGCATCATGTACATGGGTCTGACGGCCGAATACCTGTCGATGAAGTATCGAATCAACCGCCAGCGGCAGGATGAGTTCGCACTGCGTAGCCATCAGAACACGGCCGCGTCCTACGCGGCGGGCAAGTTCGACAGTGAGATCGTGCCTTCGATGGGGCGTAATCCCGAAGGGCGAAAACGACCGATCGCCAAAGATCAGTGTTTCCGCGCCGATTCGACGATCGAAGCATTGTCGCGGTTGTCGCCGGCGTTCAATCCGGCTGGTGGCTCGGTGACCGCGGGTAACAGTTCTCCGCTGAGCGTCGGGGCTTCGGCCGTGCTGATGATGTCGGAATCGCGTGCGAAGGAGCTGGGATTCCGTCCGCTGGCGCGGGTCAAGGCCATGGCGATTGCCGGCGTCGAGCCCGGCGAGATGGGGATTGGGCCGGTCCCCGCGATTCACAAAGCATTGAAGCGTGCCGGACTTAAGCTGGAGGACATCGGTGCCATCGAAATCAATGAAGCATTTGCCGTTCAGGTTCTATCTGTATTGAAACTGCTGGGAATCGATGAAAGTCGGGTGAACACACGCGGCGGAGCGATTGCGATTGGTCATCCGCTGGGAGCGAGCGGGACTCGCATTGCAACCACGCTGCTTTACCGGATGCGTGATGAAGGCGTGCGCTACGGTCTGGCGTCGCTATGTATTGGTCAAGGCCAGGGTGCCGCGACGATTTTCGAAAGCTGCAATTGA
- a CDS encoding 3-hydroxyacyl-CoA dehydrogenase NAD-binding domain-containing protein — MGHHLKLEPLTGGLAILTFDTPGQKVNTFSAAVLQEFTEVAAELAKRTDLRGLLFTSGKAGQFIAGADLTEVSASPEGTMETIGRGHQLFTAFSQLPFPTVALINGACMGGGTELVLAFDYRLAVDGPQTKIGLPEVKIGLIPGWGGTQRLPRVVGIDAAIEMITSGEPVDARKAIDIGLIYDAVPVEKLIAEATYLIDEAHRTGEWTALRQRRNQPLGLSEDQFNFAFGVAEGAVKGKTRGQYPAPLVALKAIRDGINRPLEEGLVIEQAAFREVGSTTIAANLIAQFFNNTRLARESGVDDRTVQPRSIQNVGVLGAGLMGAGIATACARRGVRATMVDVDAARVELGMKNARRVVEDRIAIHRATSSDLADMLSRLTATTSRQSFSECDLVVEAVTENEKLKTQIIEECAKVVRPDALFASNTSTISITRLAKAWPQPESFAGLHFFSPVDRMQLVEVVRGEKTSDEAVVSLVALAKKIGKTPIVVRDCPGFLVNRILMPYMAEALVLLEEGVDMDRIDKIATKWGMPVGPITLYDMVGIDTGLYAGQVLQAGYADRAVATPILAQLVELGRLGKKSGKGFRGVDKKGKFVADPEVQQLIAHRVTKKSELSDDDVADRLFLCMALEAIRALSDKIARQPGDIDMAMILGVNFPAFRGGPLRWCDTEGAAKIAERSKKWESLGHRFDVPAALAEAAKNGTHFYPKSPK, encoded by the coding sequence ATGGGTCACCATCTGAAATTGGAACCGCTGACAGGCGGCTTGGCGATCTTGACCTTCGATACGCCAGGGCAAAAGGTGAATACCTTCTCGGCCGCCGTGCTGCAGGAATTTACCGAGGTCGCGGCAGAACTTGCCAAGCGGACCGATCTGCGCGGGCTGCTGTTTACGAGCGGTAAGGCCGGGCAGTTCATCGCGGGGGCCGATCTGACCGAAGTGTCTGCCTCGCCCGAAGGGACGATGGAAACCATTGGCCGCGGGCATCAGTTGTTTACGGCCTTCTCGCAACTGCCCTTTCCCACGGTCGCACTGATCAACGGGGCCTGCATGGGTGGGGGGACCGAACTGGTTCTGGCGTTTGACTACCGGCTGGCCGTCGACGGGCCGCAAACCAAGATCGGTTTGCCGGAAGTGAAGATCGGTCTGATTCCCGGGTGGGGCGGGACCCAGCGCCTGCCTCGCGTTGTAGGCATTGATGCCGCCATTGAGATGATTACCTCGGGTGAGCCGGTCGATGCGCGCAAGGCGATCGACATTGGATTGATTTATGACGCGGTTCCTGTCGAAAAGCTGATCGCCGAGGCGACCTATTTGATCGACGAAGCCCATCGAACGGGCGAGTGGACGGCATTGCGGCAGCGTCGCAATCAGCCGCTTGGTTTGAGTGAAGACCAATTCAACTTTGCGTTCGGGGTGGCGGAAGGCGCTGTGAAGGGGAAGACGCGCGGTCAATATCCGGCACCTCTAGTTGCGCTCAAGGCGATTCGAGACGGTATCAATCGGCCGCTTGAAGAGGGGCTTGTCATTGAGCAAGCGGCCTTCCGGGAAGTGGGCAGCACGACAATCGCCGCCAATCTGATCGCTCAATTCTTCAATAATACTCGCCTGGCACGAGAATCGGGCGTTGACGATCGAACCGTACAGCCGCGGTCGATTCAGAACGTGGGTGTGCTGGGGGCGGGGCTGATGGGGGCGGGAATCGCCACCGCGTGTGCTCGTCGTGGCGTACGGGCGACGATGGTGGATGTCGATGCGGCACGCGTCGAACTTGGGATGAAGAATGCCCGGCGAGTGGTTGAAGATCGAATTGCCATTCACCGCGCCACGTCCAGCGATCTGGCCGACATGCTGTCGCGATTGACGGCAACGACATCGCGTCAATCGTTCTCGGAGTGTGACCTGGTTGTTGAAGCCGTCACCGAGAATGAAAAGCTGAAGACGCAGATCATCGAAGAATGTGCCAAGGTCGTGCGGCCGGACGCTCTGTTCGCATCGAATACCTCAACAATCTCGATCACGCGGCTGGCCAAAGCGTGGCCACAGCCCGAGTCGTTCGCCGGCCTGCATTTCTTTTCGCCCGTCGATCGGATGCAACTGGTGGAAGTGGTACGCGGGGAAAAGACGAGCGATGAAGCGGTTGTCTCGCTTGTCGCGCTCGCCAAGAAAATTGGCAAGACCCCGATCGTGGTTCGCGATTGCCCCGGGTTTCTCGTCAATCGCATCCTGATGCCGTACATGGCCGAGGCGCTGGTGCTGCTGGAAGAAGGCGTCGACATGGACCGGATCGACAAGATTGCCACCAAATGGGGCATGCCGGTCGGGCCGATCACGCTCTATGACATGGTTGGGATCGATACGGGCCTTTACGCGGGGCAGGTCTTGCAGGCGGGCTATGCCGATCGCGCGGTGGCAACGCCGATTTTGGCGCAACTGGTGGAACTGGGGCGGCTCGGCAAGAAGTCGGGGAAAGGGTTCCGCGGGGTCGACAAGAAAGGCAAGTTTGTTGCCGACCCGGAAGTGCAGCAACTGATCGCCCATCGCGTGACGAAGAAATCCGAATTGTCGGACGACGACGTGGCGGATCGCTTGTTCCTGTGCATGGCACTCGAAGCGATTCGAGCACTGAGCGACAAGATCGCGCGTCAGCCGGGTGACATCGATATGGCGATGATCCTGGGGGTAAATTTCCCCGCGTTCCGTGGCGGTCCTCTTCGTTGGTGCGACACGGAAGGTGCCGCCAAGATCGCCGAGCGGTCGAAAAAGTGGGAATCGCTTGGTCATCGATTCGATGTTCCCGCCGCCCTGGCTGAGGCCGCTAAAAACGGCACGCATTTCTATCCAAAATCCCCCAAATAG
- a CDS encoding sigma-70 family RNA polymerase sigma factor, whose protein sequence is MNQIPDHTLIERCLAGQRDAFGLLVERYQNRLFHALMHVLGSAEDAQDAAQDAFIQAYEKLASFRGQSQFYSWLFRIAFNRAVTEKRKTKRMSTSLDRQRESNGMEPSDANPASEPSYAMDVADRQRRVQQALAELSPEFRTALILKELDGMSYEEIADALDIPVGTVRSRIHRARLELRDKLNALLQSDVL, encoded by the coding sequence GTGAATCAGATCCCTGACCATACGCTGATCGAAAGATGTCTGGCTGGTCAACGCGATGCCTTCGGGCTGCTCGTTGAACGGTACCAGAACCGGCTTTTTCACGCCCTGATGCATGTGCTGGGTTCGGCCGAAGACGCTCAGGATGCGGCACAGGATGCCTTTATTCAGGCCTACGAAAAACTGGCAAGTTTTCGCGGACAGTCTCAATTCTATTCCTGGTTGTTTCGGATCGCGTTCAATCGCGCGGTCACCGAGAAGCGAAAGACGAAACGCATGTCGACGTCTCTCGATCGCCAACGAGAATCGAATGGAATGGAGCCGTCTGACGCAAATCCGGCGAGCGAGCCGTCTTATGCCATGGATGTTGCCGACCGCCAGCGACGGGTGCAGCAAGCCCTGGCGGAACTGTCTCCGGAATTCCGGACGGCTCTGATCCTCAAAGAACTGGATGGAATGAGCTACGAAGAAATTGCCGACGCGTTGGACATCCCCGTGGGAACGGTCCGCAGCCGTATCCATCGGGCCCGACTTGAGCTGCGAGACAAGCTGAACGCATTACTGCAATCGGACGTACTGTGA